The following is a genomic window from Streptosporangiales bacterium.
GTCGCCGCTGCCGGACGGGCAGGTGGGCATCGGGCACACCCGGTGGGCGACGCACGGCGGCCCCACCGACAGGAACGCACACCCGCACGTGGACTGCACCGGCAGCACCGCGGTGATCCACAACGGCATCATCGAGAACTTCGCCGCGCTGCGGCTCGAGCTCACCGAACGCGGGCACACGCTCGCCTCGGACACCGACACCGAGGTCGTCGCGCACCTGCTTGAGGAGGAGCTCGCGCGCCCTGGCGCGGACCTGGCCGAGGCGATGCGCTCGGCCTGCGGCCGGCTGTCCGGTGCGTTCACCCTCGTCGCGACGTCCACGCACGACCCCGACCTGGTCGTGGCGGCCAGGCGCAGCTCGCCGCTCGTCGTCGGCCTCGGCGACGGGGAGAACTTCCTGGCCAGCGACGTGGCGGCGTTCATCGCGCACACCAGGGAAGCACTCGAGCTCGCCGACGACCAGGTCGTCGAGCTGCGCGCCGACGGGGTGCGGGTCACCGACTTCACCGGCGCCGTCAGCGCGGGCAAGCCGTTCCACGTCGACTGGGACCTCTCCGCCGCCGAGAAGGGCGGCTACCCGTACTTCATGCTGAAGGAGATCGAGGAGCAGCCGCGCGCGGTGGCGGACACCCTCCTCGGCCGGGTCGGCACCGACGGCCGGCTGAGCCTGGACGAGATGCGCATCGACGACGACGAGCTGCGCGACGTCGACAAGATCGTCATCATCGCGTGCGGCACCGCGTACCACGCCGGCATGATCGCGAAGTACGCGATCGAGCACTGGACCCGGGTGCCCTGCGAGGTGGAGCTGGCCAGCGAGTTCAGGTACCGCGACCCGGTGGTGGACCGCGGCACGCTGGTCATCGCCATCAGCCAGTCCGGTGAGACGCTCGACACGCTGATGGCCGTACGCCATGCCAGGGAACAGCGGGCCAGGGTGCTAGCGATCTGCAACACCATCGGCTCGACTATCCCGCGGGAGTCCGACGGCGCCTTGTACACCCACGCCGGCCCGGAGGTCGGCGTCGCGGCGACGAAGACGTTCCTCACCCAGCTGGTGGCCTGCTACCTGATCGGCCTGTATCTCGCCCAGGTGCGCGGCAACAAGTTCGGGGACGAGATCGAGGACGTGATCAGGCAGCTGGCCGAGATGCCGCAGACCGTCGAGCAGGTGTTGGACACGGTCGAGCCGGTGCGAGAGCTGGCGCACGCATTGCGCGA
Proteins encoded in this region:
- the glmS gene encoding glutamine--fructose-6-phosphate transaminase (isomerizing); this encodes MCGIVGYAGRQGALEVVLGGLRRLEYRGYDSAGVALLADGKLSTDKRAGKLTALTEVLDESPLPDGQVGIGHTRWATHGGPTDRNAHPHVDCTGSTAVIHNGIIENFAALRLELTERGHTLASDTDTEVVAHLLEEELARPGADLAEAMRSACGRLSGAFTLVATSTHDPDLVVAARRSSPLVVGLGDGENFLASDVAAFIAHTREALELADDQVVELRADGVRVTDFTGAVSAGKPFHVDWDLSAAEKGGYPYFMLKEIEEQPRAVADTLLGRVGTDGRLSLDEMRIDDDELRDVDKIVIIACGTAYHAGMIAKYAIEHWTRVPCEVELASEFRYRDPVVDRGTLVIAISQSGETLDTLMAVRHAREQRARVLAICNTIGSTIPRESDGALYTHAGPEVGVAATKTFLTQLVACYLIGLYLAQVRGNKFGDEIEDVIRQLAEMPQTVEQVLDTVEPVRELAHALRDASTVLFLGRHVGYPVALEGALKLKELAYIHAEAFAAGELKHGPIALIDDGLPVVVVAPPPRGRSVLHDKIVSNIQEIRARGARTIVLAEQGDESVRPYADVVIELPEAPTLLQPLVAAVPLQVFACELALAKGLDVDQPRNLAKSVTVE